Part of the Oreochromis aureus strain Israel breed Guangdong linkage group 20, ZZ_aureus, whole genome shotgun sequence genome, TGGAAAATGTGAACATGctcaacataaaaataaaacatacaaaataaaatgcgtTAATTACATTATCATTACAAGAGCTCCGCCTGGTGTTCAAATACTAACATTTCAACAACTGTTACATGTTACTTTGTAATACATTGTTTGGCTATATGATGTAGTTTAAAAATTGAGAACAAGAAAATTCTGAGACAGCTGAGGTTTTGCATTCTGGTTATCTTTTTCCGGCAGCAGCCACCGAGAGATGGACAATGTGATAAATGTTAAGTTGAAAGAACTGTAACTTCACAATGACacaaaacacaagagaaaaagagctttattttgaatttaCGAGAAATCAGCAGGAAACAAATTGGAAcaagaaaaaagctgaaagaTTCAAACCTTTTGTAGATTTAATTTAGCGATGACCTGATATAAATAATGAATTTCCACACAATGAGTAATTCAGAACAAAACTGCATGTATTGAAACCAGGTGATCTATTTAGTTTGATTCTTGTGAAAATGTGCAATATGTAGTcgaaacagtaaaataaatgattaatttTAGTTTATCAAgagcttatttcatattaatACATGTTGAAGGAAGTAGTTTGTATCAGTTTGTATCACTGacaaaaaactgattaaaagtCATTCGATTTTTAATATTCTGATAACATTTAATATCTAGACTAAATCATATAGTTAagatttaaatgaaataatggaatttaacatttaaacatttaaaataccCAAACTACATTAATTCATTCAAACCAgcttaatattaaaaatataaaactccCTACAGTCCCTAAAGTCACACAATAACGTGATATTTGAATCTTTCACATGTTCAGATCGACTGGTCATTTCCTGGAGTTGCTTGACCAGCAGCACTGGTGTCGGTGTCATGGTCATCATCTCTCTTCTAcaatctgtatttataaataaagCTTATTAGTCCCACTAACATGTCAGAGTTATAAAGTGTAATCTGATCTCAGGTCTTTAACAAgatagacagtttttaactgcAGCTTTCCTGCTTGCACTCACATCATTTACTTATTATATAGTAATGCCTGTTGTAACTACTGCAGTCTATTTGATTTGataacagcatgttttcagttattttgtAAGTGTTTTATTGCCAGTAACAGATTTATTGAGAGCTGTTAATATTTTGCTCTGATGTTGGACAGTTTTTTGTGTGGTGCACGCTTTTTCTAAGGTCTCATCAAAAGACTATCATGTGTATAACTGATGTCCTGTCCATTTTCTTGGCTAAGTGGATTTGCTACAACAATGCCAATCAAtgcaataaaatagaataaagtaGTACCTCAAGGCCATTGTCCTTGCACCATTTTTTGAAGActtctttcatttccttttctttctcatctCTCTCTTCCCCTTCTAGGTTTTCATGGTTCTTCCAGTAAACCCGAAACATCTCATCAGAAAAACAATCAAGGAGAAGCCTGGACACCTGACATCACAGACAGCAACATAATACACAGCCAAAGTTGTCTTATGGAGATACCTAAAAAAAGAACACATGGCTCATTGAAATAAAGGATGTAGTTCTCACCTTTGATTTGGGGATTGGTTCTCCTTTATCTGGGTTATCCTTGCGATAGAAATATGCTTTTCTGAGGGGGTCCTTATTTTTCATCCCATAGTCAAAAGGGACATCCTAAAATCAAATGTTACAGAGAAACCTGCGTTTATATTCACATGCAAATAATTGCCCAGTTGGacacatattttaaataaattgaacatttaagaaatgttTGATGGATTAGTAAAACTCACAATAACTTCAAAATCTTTTTTCCCACACTCAGGAAACTGTTTACACAGTTCTTCTCTCAAATTTTCCTTGAATTCCTGAAGGATGGAGATGAGAACAtgtgtgttattattattattttgttaattttgttttataagcCGTTCTCTTTCTTACCTTCCATTTTtctcttccttcttttttcttgaATTGAGAaagagtggaaagaaaaaaggatttaTTCAGTGCAGAAATCACACAGAAAGCACAATTACATGAAActaaaatttttttaaagagactCTATTTTTACTCAATTTCTCTATTTCAAACAGAATTTTTGTCATCCACCAAATTTGAGCTGTTCCAAAACTTTTTTCATAATAAATATTCATTTACAGCTTGGTGTTTTAGTGCATACATGGAAAGTTATATTTTATGCCTTCCTTGTTCCCATAGGGCTGTGTGATAAGGTAGTGTCAGAATAGCACACACCACATGCTATCATCAACCTCTAAGGCTGATCTCATGGTattgggtctgtgacccagtgtttatgttttgattaattcatattctttgatttaatattatttttggttctgttctcttgCCTTCCCTGTGTCCATGTCTCATGTATAGTCTGTCATGTCTCTCATGCATGTTTAGTTCtgcctctgtgtttgtttcagctgtttCCCAGTCATGTCTCTTGCACCCTCTGTTATAAATGTTCAGTCAGTCCGAGTCTtagtgtgtttcttttgtttcctgttttactttgacagtctcatgcatgtttcatgtattcagttttgcttcctccctgttgttgtgtctgattagtcccagctgtgtcaccctcctgtgtctcattccctcgtcatcctttgtgtatttaagccgTCTGTTTCCCTCTGCTCATTGTCGTGTCGCTGTGTGTTTGCTCGGTGCTCCTCGGTTCCGTCTATCACTCCCTGTTCCAAGTTTTACTTTCTAGTTTCCGAATTTTGTATTTAGCTTGTGCTCTACatatccagcaataaagctgcctctttTCGTTCATTATGTTGTGTTAGGAGTCCTACATTTGGGTCCTCATGCTCCCTGCGACCCAGCACACCTTGAcaactgattttgttttttgttttgttccctAGCAGCAGCTTGGTTATGATGAACTTATTAGTTTCCCCCCCCAACCCATGCTTGCCCAGGTTCAACTAAGGAAAATAATATTGTAGGTTTTGTTGACGAATCATCGAAAACTACAAGACTGCACGAAAGAAGCTCAGGCATGTCTGAGACAGCCAGTGCTTCATCCTCTGATGACGATTTAGACTGTCTTACATGACAtggctttttttggtgtaagcAGCAATTTCTGTGCATTCTGGCCTTTTGTCCAAATGTAAATGGTTCTGTaaacttctctctcttttccttgtATTCATGGATATTCCAGTAAACCCTAAGTATCTCATCAGAAAACCTATCTGGGAGAAGcctgacatcagggacagcaaCACAAAAATGACACATTACACAGCCAAATTTGTCTCATGTAGAGGCATAAAAAAGAACACAGCACATGCAAATAAAGTCTGTAGTTCTCACCTTTGATTTGGGGATTGGGATTAATTTATCAGAGTTATTCTTGTGATAGAAATATGCACTTGTAATACAGGCACATAAAAACTGCATACCCTGGCTTGACCCACACAGCGGTACAGGTCCCGTTTCACGACCCTCTGTAGAATCTTTGTTGCCTCCTTcaatttttcttcttccttcctttcttccttGGGGTGGAGTATTCTTTCAATCACATGATCTACAGAGTAAACAGATAAATTGGAAGATAAGTAAGTTCAAACACGAAACAGCTCACAAATTCATCAGTAGGGTCTTACAATTCTTTTACATAAATTTGTATCACAAAAAACCGTAACTGAATTATTATAGCAAACATTACTAAATATAATGAATGTCAGTCAGAAGGGACATAGTTCTGTTTGAGTGTTGTCCACAATCTTTAacaatttgtatttgtatttgaagATGGTTTATCTGAAATAAactgaatgagaaaaataaaaactgttacagtttaaaaaaaagtgcatgcaaagacaatttataatttatccACACAGATTGAAGCCACTACCTGTCAGCTTTATGTATGCCTCCATGTCATCTTTGGCTTCAGAGAGAGAAAGCATCTTCCCTTTTGAACTTTTAATTTTGAAGTCTGGGTGGTCATCTACTAGTAAGAGGGCATCTTTGATCCTGGATATATAATGACCAAACATATGACTTCAGAGGCAAAACTGCAGATAAAGCTAAATTCTGGGTAGTATTAAGAATGGAACTGTAGGTACTCACATAATTTCTACAGCcatttttatcttgtgctggcAGGCTCTTCTGTGGATAGACAGCCTTGTGTGGAATATGTCATACAGATTTTCTATTTCCTGTTAACAGCAAAGTTTAGTCATTGCCAgtcaggtaaaataatttcttcttaaaaattgattttaaaaaaagcagaggTCAATACCTTGTCTCTAGAGCAAATGTGTTTCCGCCCATCCTCCTCCACATCACACACCCTGGCAAACATGATGAAGCGCTGATGGTCAAAGCTGTTGGGAATGCCCAGCTGTTTGCAGTCCCTGAGATGGGAGagaggaaacattgaaacattgCCCCCACAAGAAACCCCACCAAGTCTGCTTCAGATAGTAAATCTAACTATCTGTAAACAGAAAAACCTACAAAGcagttttgcatattgcatgaAAAAGTGAATTTTTCTTTCGTAAAGTAAGCTTCACCTGGCAAAGTAGTCAAACTTGTCAACATCAATCCCAGTTTCCTTGTTTGACACAATTTCATAGAGAAAGGATTTTTTCTCATCTCGACCTTTATACGGCCACTGTGGAGACAAAGCCAGACGAGAAACATTAGACACTCACTTGTGTAGCAAAGACAATACTTAATTCACCCAACTGACCCTCGGAGGTCCTCTGATCAGTTCCTCAATGAACTTCAGGTCAGTTTTATCGTCGCCTTCTATTTTCAGTCCAGACTTCCTCATCATGTCCTTCAGGCCATCTGTGTTGTCCAGTAGGTGATTAAACATTTCAATAGAGGCATCCTCATGCTGCAAGAATACACAGGTGGGTGTTTTAGTgggggcaattttttttttttgttatatttaaaacacagtCCCACTTTGCTTTACAAAGTCAATGTATAATAGAATTCAAAGTGATACAccaccagtagctggtgttttgctcctctggtattcttgTCAATTCATTTCTGTGCCCTGCTTatgtattgagccatgtgcctgttcatttTAACTGCAACGATGCCTGGCGGGAGCTTCCTTttggtactgaggcaggttattggcatgtagttggatgggactggTTCCTTTTGGGGGTCCTTTGGGATCAGGAGTAACTGGCCTTCAGTTAGCGATTCTGGGTGTGCTTCATCCATCCAGCctgttcatttgtgctgccagacgctcatggagtgcagtcagcttctttagCCAGTAGGCATGAACCATGTTGGGGTCTGGCGCTGTCcagctcttcatactggagacgcTTTCTTGGacgtctgccactgtgatggttactgggccctgttcagggaggttgctgtgatCTGCCATTAGATCCAGTAGCCACCGAGCATTGCTGTTATGTGTTGCATCCTTCTCccatgctcttccagtatttgtccgtctccagccttggtggtgctgttctcatactgttcccctgccactgaaAGTACGTCTTGGATGGTTCAGTGGAGTACAGCTGGTTGATCCTCCTGCCTTGTATTTTTCTGGTATATGATCAGTATTTATGTAGATTTGGATGTACTGCTTCATATTTTTGTGTGGATTGTGGATCATATTGTATGGATTGCAACACTTTTGAGGCAAATTTCTCTCCATATGTAATCAACTCCCTCACTTTTTTGCTCAGTGCGTGAATTCTCCTGCCAGGATTTTAAACCTGGGCTTGAATGGAGTCAGGCACATCCTCATACACATGAGGTGCTCACTGATTAGCTGGGAATTATATTTAGTTTGGATTATGTTTTCTGTGGATAAAACTGCCTAGGTTTTGTGTGTGAAGCCAAACATGGTCAAGATGCACAAGGCTACTTTTCACATGCCTAGGAAACTTGTCTCAGTAGAAAAGTAGAAGGGTCATGAC contains:
- the LOC116312538 gene encoding deoxynucleoside triphosphate triphosphohydrolase SAMHD1-like isoform X1, with translation MAKPPFMMGRYKWLVKVLSVGAECKGEDPNAEPKKPTSTKQQNTTADNEAKNNIPKKPRFYIEEHKVFNDPIHGHMALHPVLVKIIDTPEFQRLRNIKQLGGIYFVYPGASHNRFEHSIGVAHLAGELAKALKMKQEKQIEQLEELKKLKLLMELTPEELKLKELKHDDLGMLKKLEKLDDKELEELKNLKTEEFEKLNKFKKLRPEDVEKFEKLREFKPNELEKLKESLISDRDVLCVQIAGLCHDLGHGPYSHFYDGMFMEAIRDKKGKEFNGKWEHEDASIEMFNHLLDNTDGLKDMMRKSGLKIEGDDKTDLKFIEELIRGPPRWPYKGRDEKKSFLYEIVSNKETGIDVDKFDYFARDCKQLGIPNSFDHQRFIMFARVCDVEEDGRKHICSRDKEIENLYDIFHTRLSIHRRACQHKIKMAVEIMIKDALLLVDDHPDFKIKSSKGKMLSLSEAKDDMEAYIKLTDHVIERILHPKEERKEEEKLKEATKILQRVVKRDLYRCVGQARKKEGREKWKEFKENLREELCKQFPECGKKDFEVIDVPFDYGMKNKDPLRKAYFYRKDNPDKGEPIPKSKVSRLLLDCFSDEMFRVYWKNHENLEGEERDEKEKEMKEVFKKWCKDNGLEVLLYSILLH